In Pseudomonas flavescens, the sequence TCTGCGAACACCACCTGCTGCCGTTCATTGGCAAGGCTCACGTGGCGTACATCCCCACCGGCAAGGTGCTGGGGCTGTCGAAGATCGCCCGTATCGTCGACATGTACGCACGCCGCCTGCAGATCCAGGAAAACCTTACCCGGCAGATCGCCAACGCCATCGAGGAAGTCACCCAGGCCGCAGGCGTGGCCGTGGTCATCGAGGCCCAGCACATGTGCATGATGATGCGTGGCGTAGAGAAACAGAACTCGGTGATGAGCACCTCAGTGATGCTCGGCGCCTTCCGCGAGTCCTACAATACGCGCCATGAATTCCTGCAACTGATCGGACGGAGCAAGTAACCATGCCCAGACTGGAACCTGGCATGGCGCGTATCCGCGTCAAGGATCTGCGCCTGCGCACCTTCATCGGCATCAAGGAAGAAGAGATCAACAACAAGCAGGACGTGCTGATCAACCTGACCATCCTTTACCCGGCCGTCGACGCGGTGCGTGACAACGACATCGATCACGCCCTCAACTACCGGACCATCACCAAGGCCATCATCAGCCATGTCGAAGGCAACCGCTTCGCCCTGCTGGAACGCCTGACCCAGGAAATTCTCGACCTGGTGATGGCCAACGAAACGGTGCGCTACGCTGAAGTGGAAGTCGACAAGCCACACGCCCTGCGCTTCGCCGAGTCGGTGTCGATCACCCTCGCCGGCCATCGCTGATCCGCCGCAATCGGCAGGCGGCCCTGTTGCCGACCTGCCCGCCGGCTTCTATCATCGCCGCCACGCCCTCCAGAGTGCATCGCCATGAATGATCAAGAACGTCTCGAACTGGAAGCAGCCGCCTATCGCCGCCTGGTTCAGCACCTGCGCGAAAGGCCGGACGTACAGAACATCGACCTGATGAATCTGGCCGGCTTCTGCCGCAACTGCCTGTCCAAGTGGTACAAGGCCGCAGCTGACGACCTCGATATCGCGATCACCCCGGATCAGGCCCGTGAAGAGGTGTATGGCATGCCCTACGCCGAATGGAAGGCCAAGTACCAGACCGAAGCCAGCGCCGAGCAACAGGCTGCCTTCAACGCCAAGACCCCGAAAGGAACAGCATGAGCCACCTGAACGACTTCCGCGCCCGCCTGAGCGGCGAGCATTTCGCCTTCGCCGAGACCCTGGCCTTCATTACCGAGCACTATGCCTATCAGCCCAGCGCCTTTCGCAACGGCGATGTCAGCAACGCGGCTGGCCAGAACGAAGGCTCGTGCAAGACCCTCGGCCTGGCTCTGCTCGAAAACCTGAGCGACAAGGAAG encodes:
- a CDS encoding DUF1244 domain-containing protein; the encoded protein is MNDQERLELEAAAYRRLVQHLRERPDVQNIDLMNLAGFCRNCLSKWYKAAADDLDIAITPDQAREEVYGMPYAEWKAKYQTEASAEQQAAFNAKTPKGTA
- the folE gene encoding GTP cyclohydrolase I FolE, yielding MNPLLPNHYREILLGIGENPEREGLLDTPKRAAKAMQYLCNGYEKSLEEVVNGALFSSDSDEMVIVKDVELYSLCEHHLLPFIGKAHVAYIPTGKVLGLSKIARIVDMYARRLQIQENLTRQIANAIEEVTQAAGVAVVIEAQHMCMMMRGVEKQNSVMSTSVMLGAFRESYNTRHEFLQLIGRSK
- the folX gene encoding dihydroneopterin triphosphate 2'-epimerase — protein: MPRLEPGMARIRVKDLRLRTFIGIKEEEINNKQDVLINLTILYPAVDAVRDNDIDHALNYRTITKAIISHVEGNRFALLERLTQEILDLVMANETVRYAEVEVDKPHALRFAESVSITLAGHR
- a CDS encoding HopJ type III effector protein gives rise to the protein MSHLNDFRARLSGEHFAFAETLAFITEHYAYQPSAFRNGDVSNAAGQNEGSCKTLGLALLENLSDKEALLCFGEHYRSVLATPEGSDHANIRALMSSGLAGVSFEQQPLTRKA